GCTTTACAGCGACACCCCGGGGAGACGTGTATTATATGGGACCAATGTCTATGATGAACCTCTCTTCGCGGCCACGGCCGTGGACATAGATCATACCGGGGCCATTATCTTGCAGCGGGAAGAAGGTATAACCGTGCGGGAAGTGAGCGGGGAGATAATTTACCTTAATTAGCGTTCATCCGGAAACTGTCGTTTCCGGATTCAAGCTCTCAGCGATCAGCCGTCAGCAAAAAACCAAGACAAACAACACATTAAGCTGAGTGCTGATAGCTCCAGCCGGAAATCTTAGGTTTTTCGAATGGAAACTAATCAAGGCATAGTTCTTTCAGACGCAGGGCATTTTGTACGGCATAGCCTTGATAATCATTGTCAAAATAAACAAAGGCGTCTCTTTGCCATCCTTTAATCCTGTCCGCCCAGGTTGTCAGCTCATCTTCAGTATAATTTGAGCCATAGAGCACCTGAGAACCATGTAACCGGATATAGATAAAATCAGCGGTTGTTATCTCAGCGTAAGGATAGCGTCCGGCCGTGTCTGATATGCAAAAGGCCGCATTTTTTCTGCGCAGCAATTTATATGCCTCTTCGCAGAGCCAGGAGGCATGCCTGAATTCAAAGGTTATTTTATATCCCGGGGGCTGTGCGTCCAGAAAACCAGCAAAAATCTCCTCATCAAAACGGAGCGAGGGCGGCAATTGGAAGAGAACGACGCCCATCTTTCCGCCCAACCCCTCTACAGCGCGGTAGAAAATCTCCAGGCTGTCCTGGGTGTCGCGCAATTTCTTAATGTGTGTGATATAACGGTTGGCTTTGACTGACCAGAGGAAATCGGGCGGAGTCTTTTCTCGCCAGGTTTCAAAGTTCTCGCGGGTCGGCTGGCGATAGAAACTGGCGTTCAGTTCTACGCTGGTGAACCGTCCGGCATAGAAATTAAGCCATTTTGATTGCGGCAGATGCCCCGGATAGAATACCTTTCGCCAATGCGGATAGTTCCACCCAGATGTGCCGATACGGATGTCCATCCTGGTTTATCATGTCTCACCGCAAAGACGCAAAGAACGCAATTATGGAAAATCCGAAAACGGGTATCAGACCTGTCAGGAACAGGTCCCGTACTTCGAATTTAGAATTTTTGCGCACCTTGCGCCTTGTGGTGAGATAAATGGCCTTAACAACCGGAGCAGCTTGTGTCCGAACAGCCGCAGCTACAGGCCTCTGCAAATTTTGGCCCATCGCCTATATGGACGACCTCAATCTGGAAGTTCAGGACTTTACCGGCCAGGGGCGGATTCATGTCCAGGGTGATGTTGTCATCACCGATAGTCGTTACTCTGGCCGGTATCTGTTGCCCATTTTGCATGCGTACCCCGAGCACCATCCCGACCTCTAACGAGATATCTTTTCCTGCTGACGCCCGTGGGAAATCTACTACCAGCG
This Thermodesulfobacteriota bacterium DNA region includes the following protein-coding sequences:
- a CDS encoding peptidylprolyl isomerase, producing MSKAKKGDFVAVHYWGTLENGEMFDSSEGRDPLEFQVGSGTVIEGFEKAVLGLSIGDKKNFVLEPEDAYGPRDESLVVDFPRASAGKDISLEVGMVLGVRMQNGQQIPARVTTIGDDNITLDMNPPLAGKVLNFQIEVVHIGDGPKFAEACSCGCSDTSCSGC
- a CDS encoding DUF72 domain-containing protein, whose product is MDIRIGTSGWNYPHWRKVFYPGHLPQSKWLNFYAGRFTSVELNASFYRQPTRENFETWREKTPPDFLWSVKANRYITHIKKLRDTQDSLEIFYRAVEGLGGKMGVVLFQLPPSLRFDEEIFAGFLDAQPPGYKITFEFRHASWLCEEAYKLLRRKNAAFCISDTAGRYPYAEITTADFIYIRLHGSQVLYGSNYTEDELTTWADRIKGWQRDAFVYFDNDYQGYAVQNALRLKELCLD